Proteins encoded together in one Planctomyces sp. SH-PL14 window:
- a CDS encoding alpha/beta hydrolase, translated as MSETAPTPPSLLRRQWDSFSFIGLVVATLFFAVSLTPSLLPRHYPVQGILSGFALAAGYSIGVGLVLLWRYLELPRPGTRLESVSRRVTGVAVAVVAVIFLWRDTVWQNSIRERMAMEPVASAYPLHVAAIAAVVGLAFVMATRGLVRLWGVVHVRISRVVPRRVSYVLTTLLVVTAVVMFVNRVVARVALHLADRAFLRIDMAVDEGMSAPQDPLACGSPQSLVPWDTIGRQGKEFLLKGPSAETIRPLRGASARQPLRVYAGLGSRETMADRAELALAELQRCGGFERSVLIVATPTGTGWLDPAAVDTVEALHGGDTAIVSMQYSYLPSWITILVDPNRSREAAEALFGAVYGHWKSLPKDRRPRLYLHGLSLGSLGSESSADLFTIFEDPIHGAVWSGPPFPSTVWAHAVEGRNPGTPVWLPVIRDGSMLRFTGRENALRDAGRRWGPLRFVYIQHASDPMVFFRTDLLYRRPEWLAEPRGPDVSPYLRWYPVVTFLQVLFDLPMATSTPLGYGHNYDHGSYIDAWREVTEPAGWTDAGIERLKRHFAEQVRKEASAEGSGT; from the coding sequence ATGTCCGAGACCGCCCCGACGCCTCCCTCCCTCCTCCGGCGGCAGTGGGATTCGTTCTCGTTCATCGGGCTCGTCGTGGCGACGCTGTTCTTCGCCGTGTCGCTCACGCCGTCGCTCCTGCCGCGGCACTACCCGGTGCAGGGGATCCTCTCGGGATTCGCCCTCGCGGCGGGGTACTCGATCGGCGTCGGGCTGGTTCTCCTCTGGCGCTACCTCGAGCTTCCCCGGCCGGGGACCCGGCTGGAGTCGGTCAGCCGCCGCGTGACCGGGGTCGCGGTGGCAGTCGTGGCCGTGATCTTCCTGTGGCGGGACACGGTCTGGCAGAACTCGATCCGCGAGCGGATGGCGATGGAGCCGGTGGCGAGCGCCTACCCGCTCCATGTCGCCGCGATCGCGGCCGTCGTCGGGCTGGCCTTCGTGATGGCGACGCGGGGCCTGGTCCGGCTCTGGGGCGTGGTGCACGTGCGGATCAGCCGCGTGGTCCCGCGGCGGGTCTCGTACGTCCTGACGACGCTCCTCGTCGTCACGGCCGTCGTGATGTTCGTCAACCGGGTCGTGGCCCGGGTCGCGCTCCACCTGGCGGACCGGGCGTTCCTCCGGATCGACATGGCGGTCGACGAAGGGATGTCCGCCCCGCAGGACCCGCTGGCCTGCGGCAGCCCGCAGTCCCTCGTCCCCTGGGACACGATCGGCCGGCAGGGGAAGGAGTTTCTCCTCAAGGGGCCGAGCGCCGAGACGATCCGGCCCCTCCGCGGGGCATCGGCCCGGCAGCCGCTGCGGGTCTACGCCGGCCTCGGCTCCCGCGAGACGATGGCCGACCGGGCGGAACTGGCCCTGGCGGAGCTGCAGCGGTGCGGCGGGTTCGAGCGGTCCGTGCTGATCGTGGCGACGCCGACCGGGACCGGCTGGCTCGACCCCGCCGCGGTCGACACGGTGGAGGCCCTGCACGGCGGGGATACCGCGATCGTCAGCATGCAGTATTCCTACCTGCCGAGCTGGATCACGATCCTTGTCGATCCGAACCGCTCGCGCGAGGCGGCCGAGGCCCTCTTCGGAGCGGTCTACGGCCATTGGAAGAGCCTGCCGAAGGACCGCCGCCCCCGGCTCTACCTGCACGGCCTCAGTCTGGGCTCGCTCGGCTCGGAATCGAGCGCGGACCTGTTCACGATCTTTGAAGACCCAATCCACGGCGCGGTCTGGAGCGGTCCGCCGTTCCCGAGCACCGTCTGGGCCCACGCAGTCGAAGGGCGGAACCCCGGCACGCCGGTCTGGCTGCCGGTCATCCGCGACGGGTCGATGCTCCGCTTCACCGGCCGCGAGAACGCCCTGCGGGACGCGGGACGTCGCTGGGGGCCGCTGCGGTTCGTCTACATCCAGCACGCGAGCGACCCGATGGTCTTCTTCCGGACGGACCTGCTGTACCGCCGGCCGGAATGGCTCGCGGAGCCCCGCGGCCCCGATGTCTCGCCGTACCTCCGCTGGTATCCCGTGGTCACGTTCCTGCAGGTCCTCTTTGACCTCCCGATGGCGACCAGCACCCCCCTCGGCTACGGGCACAACTACGACCATGGAAGCTACATCGACGCCTGGCGGGAGGTGACCGAGCCGGCCGGCTGGACCGATGCCGGGATCGAGCGGCTGAAGCGGCACTTCGCCGAACAGGTTCGCAAGGAGGCGTCGGCCGAGGGGTCCGGGACGTAG
- a CDS encoding arylsulfatase — translation MIKTPLRYARGALALLLAAAACCGLATREARAQTAAKPNILLIVSDDTGYGDLGPYGGGEGRGMPTPNIDRIAREGMQFFTFYAQPSCTPGRAAMLTGRIPNRSGMTTVAFQGQGGGLPAAEWTLGSVLKTAGYSTFFTGKWHLGESDYALPNAQGYDEMRYCGLYHLNAYTYADPTWFPDMDPELRAFFAKVTKGSLSGNAGQPAKEDFKINGQYVDTPDKGVVGIPFFDGYIEKATVEYLEKAAKTPDKPFFAHVNFMKVHQPNLPHPDFIHKSMSKSKYADSVVELDARIGKIMDTVRRLGLDKNTLVFYTTDNGAWQDVYPDAGYTPFRGTKGTVREGGNRVPALAWMPGKIAAGSKSHDIVGGLDLMATFASVAGVKLPTNDREDKPIIFDSFDMSPLLFGTGKCERKSWAIFTENELSPGAIRVNNYKFVFNLRGDDGAHTGGLAVDTNLGWKGAEKYVATVPQVFDLWQDPQERYDIFMNNFTERTWMAVVMERELKTLMKTYVEYPPRKVQSYGYTGPLTLSNYEKFEWAREQLKKDGVNISLPTGN, via the coding sequence ATGATCAAGACACCGCTTCGTTATGCCCGGGGGGCCCTGGCCCTCCTGCTCGCCGCAGCCGCCTGCTGCGGTCTCGCCACCAGAGAGGCCCGGGCCCAGACCGCCGCGAAGCCCAACATCCTGCTGATCGTCTCGGACGACACCGGCTACGGAGACCTGGGACCTTACGGCGGCGGCGAAGGCCGGGGGATGCCGACGCCCAATATCGACCGCATCGCGCGGGAAGGGATGCAATTCTTCACGTTCTACGCCCAGCCGAGCTGCACCCCCGGCCGGGCCGCCATGCTGACGGGGCGGATCCCCAACCGGAGCGGGATGACGACCGTCGCCTTCCAGGGCCAGGGGGGCGGACTCCCCGCCGCCGAATGGACGCTCGGGTCGGTCCTGAAGACCGCCGGGTACAGCACCTTCTTCACCGGCAAGTGGCACCTGGGCGAGTCGGACTACGCTCTCCCCAACGCGCAGGGCTATGACGAGATGCGGTACTGCGGGCTGTACCACCTCAACGCCTACACCTACGCCGATCCGACGTGGTTTCCCGACATGGACCCGGAGCTCCGGGCGTTCTTTGCCAAGGTGACCAAGGGGTCGCTCTCGGGGAACGCGGGGCAGCCGGCCAAGGAGGACTTCAAGATCAACGGCCAGTACGTCGACACGCCGGACAAGGGCGTCGTCGGGATCCCGTTCTTCGACGGCTATATCGAGAAGGCGACGGTCGAGTACCTGGAGAAGGCGGCCAAGACGCCGGACAAGCCGTTCTTCGCGCACGTCAACTTCATGAAGGTCCACCAGCCCAACCTTCCGCACCCGGACTTCATCCACAAGTCGATGTCGAAGAGCAAGTACGCCGACTCGGTGGTGGAGCTCGACGCCCGCATCGGCAAGATCATGGACACGGTCCGCCGGCTGGGCCTCGATAAGAACACGCTGGTCTTCTACACGACCGACAACGGGGCGTGGCAGGACGTTTATCCGGACGCCGGTTACACGCCGTTCCGCGGGACCAAGGGGACCGTCCGCGAAGGGGGGAACCGTGTCCCGGCGCTCGCCTGGATGCCGGGGAAGATCGCGGCGGGTTCGAAGAGCCACGACATCGTCGGGGGCCTCGACCTGATGGCCACGTTCGCCTCGGTGGCGGGGGTGAAGCTGCCGACGAACGACCGGGAAGACAAGCCGATCATCTTCGACAGCTTCGACATGTCGCCGCTGCTGTTCGGAACGGGGAAGTGCGAGCGGAAGTCGTGGGCGATTTTCACGGAGAACGAGCTTTCGCCCGGGGCTATCCGCGTCAACAACTACAAGTTCGTCTTCAACCTCCGCGGGGATGACGGCGCCCACACGGGCGGCCTGGCGGTCGATACGAACCTGGGCTGGAAGGGTGCGGAGAAGTACGTCGCCACGGTGCCGCAGGTCTTCGACCTGTGGCAGGACCCGCAGGAGCGGTACGACATTTTTATGAACAACTTTACGGAGCGGACCTGGATGGCGGTGGTGATGGAGCGGGAACTCAAAACGCTCATGAAGACGTATGTGGAGTATCCGCCGCGGAAGGTGCAGAGCTATGGGTACACGGGGCCGCTGACGCTCTCGAATTACGAGAAGTTCGAGTGGGCGCGGGAGCAGCTGAAGAAGGATGGGGTCAACATTTCGCTTCCGACGGGGAACTGA
- a CDS encoding rhomboid family intramembrane serine protease produces the protein MSIDPPSVEPKPGDPTPPGEPTQPRPTDDRTPAPLSSPSADLAPATAADDAPALTPQLPPVGRPWITVLAIVICVGVFFGLNSQPDPESWDAMSKFGVLPAGEIWDGGYWALVCSAFAHVQLWHVGLNLYWLWIFGAPLERAIGSMRFLAFFLSAAAVSSAYQLAFSDSTGIGASGILYAMFGFLWWGRDASPEFAKALSGQTSQYLFIWLFVCLIATWTGQWQIGNAAHFSGLLFGIAVAAAFVVPGAARTGKVAVAGLAAAAIVPLFWAPWSVSWLGYHAYKAHAAERYDEAYELYSQVIERAPESAWAHLNRSYVNEALGEPERARMDRQIALSLDPTIEQQP, from the coding sequence ATGAGCATCGATCCTCCATCTGTCGAGCCGAAGCCTGGTGATCCGACACCACCGGGCGAGCCGACGCAGCCAAGGCCAACCGACGACCGTACTCCGGCGCCGCTCTCCTCACCCTCCGCGGACCTCGCTCCCGCGACCGCGGCGGACGATGCGCCGGCGCTCACGCCGCAGCTCCCACCGGTGGGGCGGCCATGGATCACGGTCCTGGCGATCGTAATCTGTGTCGGCGTGTTTTTCGGTCTCAACAGCCAGCCGGACCCCGAGTCGTGGGACGCGATGTCGAAGTTCGGCGTCCTCCCGGCCGGCGAGATCTGGGACGGAGGCTACTGGGCGCTCGTCTGCTCCGCGTTCGCCCACGTCCAGCTGTGGCACGTGGGGCTGAACCTCTACTGGCTCTGGATTTTCGGCGCGCCTCTCGAGCGGGCGATCGGCTCGATGCGCTTTCTCGCGTTCTTTCTCAGCGCCGCCGCGGTGAGTTCGGCGTACCAGCTGGCGTTTTCGGACTCGACCGGCATCGGCGCGTCCGGCATCTTGTATGCCATGTTCGGGTTTCTCTGGTGGGGACGGGACGCCTCTCCCGAGTTCGCCAAGGCGCTCAGCGGTCAGACGTCCCAGTACCTGTTCATCTGGCTCTTCGTGTGCCTGATCGCGACCTGGACGGGCCAGTGGCAGATCGGGAACGCCGCGCATTTCTCGGGGCTGCTGTTCGGGATTGCGGTCGCGGCGGCGTTCGTCGTCCCGGGGGCAGCCCGTACCGGGAAGGTCGCCGTCGCCGGATTGGCCGCGGCGGCGATCGTTCCCCTGTTCTGGGCGCCGTGGTCGGTGAGCTGGCTGGGCTATCACGCCTATAAGGCCCACGCGGCGGAGCGGTATGACGAGGCGTACGAGCTCTATTCCCAGGTGATCGAGCGCGCTCCGGAGAGCGCGTGGGCGCACCTGAACCGGAGTTACGTCAACGAGGCGCTCGGCGAACCGGAGCGAGCCCGCATGGATCGGCAGATCGCCCTCTCGCTCGATCCGACAATCGAGCAGCAGCCGTAG